A genomic segment from Desulfonatronum lacustre DSM 10312 encodes:
- a CDS encoding DUF294 nucleotidyltransferase-like domain-containing protein has protein sequence MFTVKAPQSHSLNPGVVLEFLQRTLPFNELSPGALEELAEDAALDFFPKGTVVLTQGVTDIVHLYLIQKGGVKLYLQDESGEVTLKDFRGEGGVFGALGIIRGAKASMTVEALEDTFCFLLNKQTFLNLVKNDPRLAQYYLKSFSENYIHKSFSELRRQRLTPKGEGSLILFSVPVSDMIKRDVEAAPGTYSVQKAAEYMARHRIGSLLVEDAKGIVRGIITDKDLRSKVVAKGLEYRTPLREIMSSPVRTIPADAVCFDALLAMMTHQIHHLAVEDGGKIVGVITSHDIMVLQGQSPLYLFREILAQQTFEGIHEVSRHVPQVVRPLIEEGGKANNITRVITVLNDLILDRLLTMLQEQLGPPPLPFCWMLMGSEGRKEQTFRTDQDNALIYADPRDDQEAQRADAYFTKFAEEAIEHLVKCGFPRCLGDIMASNPKWRLPYSGWRANFDRWVSVPEPQEVLHSTIFFDFRAGYGDKALAERLRDHLTKTVQGKELFFRHLAQDCFTSRPPLSFFRNFIVERDGEHKNRLDLKARGLVPFWDFARLMALRHGSQETNTLRRLKAVADGGHIPEELYRKAREAYEFLMQLRLVHQLKLLEGGKTPNNFVDPAELTDLEKQTLKGAFSVITSLQNFLKSAFMLNV, from the coding sequence ATGTTCACCGTCAAGGCACCACAAAGTCACTCGCTCAATCCCGGCGTTGTCCTGGAATTTCTGCAACGGACCCTGCCGTTTAACGAACTGAGCCCTGGTGCCCTGGAAGAACTGGCCGAGGACGCGGCGTTGGATTTTTTCCCCAAGGGGACCGTGGTCCTGACGCAAGGGGTCACGGATATCGTCCATCTGTACCTGATCCAAAAAGGCGGCGTGAAGCTCTATTTACAGGACGAATCCGGAGAGGTGACCCTGAAGGATTTTCGCGGCGAAGGCGGCGTGTTCGGGGCCTTGGGCATCATCCGCGGCGCCAAGGCCAGCATGACCGTGGAGGCGCTGGAAGATACGTTCTGCTTCTTGTTGAACAAGCAGACATTCTTGAACCTGGTCAAGAACGATCCTCGCTTGGCCCAGTACTACCTGAAATCTTTTTCCGAAAATTACATCCACAAGTCCTTTTCCGAGCTGCGCCGACAGCGGCTGACGCCCAAAGGCGAGGGCTCCTTGATCCTGTTCAGCGTCCCTGTTTCGGACATGATCAAGCGCGACGTGGAGGCCGCTCCTGGAACCTATTCCGTACAAAAGGCCGCGGAGTACATGGCCCGGCACCGGATCGGCTCCCTGCTGGTGGAGGACGCCAAGGGCATTGTCCGCGGGATCATCACGGACAAGGATTTGCGCTCCAAGGTGGTGGCCAAGGGGCTGGAATACCGTACGCCGCTTCGGGAGATCATGAGTTCCCCGGTGCGGACTATCCCGGCGGACGCGGTCTGCTTTGACGCCCTGCTGGCCATGATGACCCACCAGATCCATCACTTGGCCGTGGAGGACGGGGGCAAGATCGTCGGCGTGATCACCAGCCATGACATCATGGTGCTCCAAGGCCAGTCGCCGTTGTATCTGTTCCGGGAAATCCTGGCTCAACAGACCTTCGAGGGCATACACGAGGTTTCCAGGCATGTCCCCCAGGTGGTCCGGCCGCTGATCGAGGAAGGCGGGAAGGCCAACAACATCACCCGGGTGATCACGGTGCTCAACGACCTGATCCTGGATCGCCTGTTGACCATGCTTCAGGAGCAACTCGGTCCGCCGCCGTTGCCGTTTTGTTGGATGCTCATGGGCAGCGAGGGCCGCAAGGAGCAGACCTTTCGCACGGACCAGGACAATGCTCTGATTTACGCTGATCCCCGGGACGACCAGGAAGCCCAGCGGGCCGATGCGTACTTTACCAAGTTCGCGGAAGAAGCCATCGAACATCTGGTCAAGTGCGGCTTCCCCCGGTGCTTGGGGGACATCATGGCCTCCAATCCCAAGTGGCGTTTGCCGTATTCAGGTTGGCGGGCCAACTTCGACCGCTGGGTCAGCGTGCCCGAGCCCCAGGAAGTGCTGCACTCCACGATCTTTTTCGATTTTCGGGCCGGTTACGGCGACAAGGCCCTGGCCGAGCGGCTGCGCGACCATCTGACCAAGACCGTGCAGGGCAAGGAGCTGTTTTTTCGCCATTTGGCCCAGGACTGCTTCACCTCCCGCCCGCCGCTCTCGTTTTTCCGCAACTTCATCGTGGAGCGCGACGGGGAGCACAAAAACCGACTGGACCTCAAAGCCAGAGGCCTTGTTCCCTTCTGGGATTTCGCCAGGCTGATGGCCCTGCGCCACGGCAGCCAGGAGACGAACACCCTGCGCAGACTCAAGGCTGTGGCCGACGGCGGGCATATCCCCGAGGAGCTCTACCGCAAAGCCCGAGAGGCCTACGAGTTTCTGATGCAACTCCGGCTGGTGCATCAACTGAAGTTGCTGGAGGGGGGCAAGACCCCGAACAACTTCGTCGATCCGGCGGAACTGACCGACCTGGAAAAACAAACCCTGAAAGGCGCGTTTTCGGTAATCACCAGCCTGCAAAACTTCTTGAAGTCGGCCTTCATGCTCAACGTCTAA
- a CDS encoding vWA domain-containing protein translates to MSDLEGSYGHPAADQTVQERASAHGPIPPVEDGIDCSGGGVCLETETQLSLRVLPRPFSHIYALPQADADGIVSANIPAFRPLYVFERKDLDLRDAPAPKGWYRVGPSSKESIGWMQAQDVMEWRQALLVSYTHPGGLLEGRNPVLMFHDAQPLRDLLDSFDMGDQAKTLYQRIDADDIPEEIISMEPKRFVDITEQFYILPILQWEQTQIMGDDVRLLQLAAAVPSQRGADTLADDAYRDQAAKDRGSGEGARLEDIQVDIVFVIDTTRSMQPFIDMTKVAVSNMVRSFSEDTSERFRFGLVGFRDDIKTIPYLEYTAKNFTPQLVEGPTMVRLMEEEFRATEVGSLDYAEEVFAGVDLALRSDWRKDALKIIILIGDASSHPKGHLQNVTGKDESDLRLEADDARVHLTAIHLKFPPAAEDHPISEPQFLKLSQVRGLNDSSYIAINASKEDEYQAMVDDTVREINALLNKAVGVDTATEPEMSPTLTPEQAAAAQQGREAITKVWEAALVEYIGKAATPPKDITAWVLDRDLVHTADRALDVRILITRDQLSSLALALDQVVQALMRAEITQARFFESLQSVAGQTMKRPEDLAQAEQLADSGLLPSFISSLPYQSDILALSDEMFAGMTADQRSQLEWNILAKLEQYRAINEQVDAWFRLNDTDPDQDLVYPLHLDYLP, encoded by the coding sequence TTGTCGGATCTGGAAGGATCATATGGGCATCCGGCAGCGGATCAAACCGTACAAGAGAGGGCTTCGGCCCATGGTCCCATCCCACCGGTTGAGGACGGCATTGATTGTTCAGGTGGCGGGGTCTGCCTGGAAACGGAAACCCAGCTTTCGCTGCGTGTTCTTCCGCGTCCCTTTTCTCATATCTACGCCCTGCCACAGGCTGATGCGGACGGGATCGTTTCCGCCAACATCCCGGCGTTCCGACCATTGTATGTCTTTGAGCGCAAGGACCTGGATCTGCGTGACGCCCCTGCTCCCAAGGGATGGTACCGTGTTGGACCGTCCAGCAAAGAGTCCATTGGTTGGATGCAGGCCCAGGACGTGATGGAATGGCGTCAGGCCCTACTGGTGTCCTATACCCATCCCGGTGGACTGCTCGAAGGCCGCAATCCGGTGCTGATGTTTCACGATGCGCAGCCTTTGCGGGACCTGCTGGATTCCTTCGACATGGGGGACCAGGCCAAAACATTGTATCAGCGCATTGATGCCGACGACATCCCGGAAGAGATCATCAGCATGGAACCGAAACGATTCGTGGATATTACCGAACAGTTTTACATCCTCCCGATTTTGCAGTGGGAGCAGACCCAGATCATGGGTGACGACGTGCGCCTTCTGCAACTTGCCGCGGCGGTGCCAAGCCAACGCGGAGCCGATACATTGGCGGACGATGCCTACCGCGACCAGGCGGCGAAGGATCGTGGATCCGGCGAGGGCGCACGATTGGAAGACATTCAGGTGGATATCGTGTTCGTCATCGACACGACCCGCAGCATGCAGCCGTTCATCGACATGACCAAGGTCGCCGTATCCAACATGGTCCGTTCTTTCTCCGAGGATACGTCCGAGCGTTTTCGGTTTGGACTGGTCGGCTTCCGAGATGATATCAAGACGATCCCATACCTGGAGTACACGGCCAAGAATTTTACTCCTCAATTGGTCGAGGGCCCGACCATGGTCCGATTGATGGAGGAAGAGTTCAGGGCAACGGAGGTGGGCAGTCTGGATTATGCCGAAGAAGTTTTTGCGGGAGTGGATTTGGCACTGCGTTCAGATTGGCGGAAAGACGCGCTGAAAATCATTATTCTCATTGGCGATGCCAGCTCTCACCCCAAAGGTCATCTCCAAAACGTCACCGGCAAGGATGAAAGCGACTTGCGCCTGGAAGCCGACGACGCTCGCGTGCATCTCACCGCGATTCACTTGAAGTTTCCACCAGCCGCTGAAGACCATCCCATCTCTGAACCTCAGTTTTTGAAGCTCTCCCAGGTTCGAGGTCTGAATGATTCCTCCTACATCGCGATCAACGCTTCAAAAGAGGATGAATACCAGGCCATGGTGGATGATACGGTTCGCGAAATTAATGCGCTTCTCAACAAGGCCGTTGGAGTGGATACAGCGACTGAGCCGGAAATGTCACCAACCCTGACTCCCGAGCAGGCCGCTGCCGCGCAACAGGGACGCGAGGCGATCACCAAGGTTTGGGAAGCGGCTCTGGTGGAATACATCGGCAAAGCCGCCACCCCGCCCAAGGATATCACGGCCTGGGTGCTGGACCGTGATCTGGTGCATACCGCGGACCGTGCCCTGGACGTACGGATCTTGATTACCAGGGATCAACTGAGTTCTCTGGCTCTGGCCCTGGATCAGGTGGTTCAGGCCTTGATGCGTGCTGAAATCACCCAAGCCCGCTTTTTCGAGTCTCTGCAGAGCGTTGCCGGCCAGACCATGAAACGTCCGGAGGATTTGGCCCAGGCCGAGCAGTTGGCTGATTCAGGACTTTTGCCCTCGTTCATCAGTTCATTGCCGTATCAAAGCGACATTCTGGCCTTAAGCGACGAGATGTTTGCCGGCATGACGGCCGACCAGCGTTCCCAGCTGGAATGGAACATCCTCGCCAAACTGGAACAGTACCGGGCCATCAACGAACAGGTGGACGCCTGGTTTCGCCTGAACGACACCGATCCGGATCAGGATTTGGTATACCCGCTCCACCTGGATTACCTGCCCTGA
- a CDS encoding 3'-5' exonuclease gives MTHPLQSLFSWWPFLPWSRRDEHALLKANREYFTAFSQDKPLTEYEFVVFDTELTGLNERRDEVVSIGAVRIREMRIDLQNCFYTCIQPNQYVPKSSTLIHRITPCQTEEAPKLETVLPEFVSFCGQALLVGHNIGLDIGFMNRALKKHLGGALHNPCLDTMRLAMLYKESQWENYYDRYNLNVSYTLTDLSKEYGLPLFDEHNALQDAMQTAYLFLFFVHKLHGGKIKTLRDLFLAGRSWRWV, from the coding sequence ATGACTCATCCATTGCAAAGCCTCTTCTCCTGGTGGCCCTTCTTGCCCTGGAGCCGCCGGGACGAACACGCCCTGCTCAAGGCCAACCGCGAGTACTTTACCGCTTTCAGCCAGGACAAACCCCTGACGGAGTACGAGTTCGTGGTCTTTGACACGGAATTGACCGGCTTGAACGAGCGACGGGACGAGGTCGTATCCATCGGCGCGGTGCGGATCCGGGAAATGCGCATTGATCTGCAGAACTGCTTTTACACCTGTATTCAGCCGAATCAATACGTTCCCAAAAGCAGCACCCTGATTCACCGGATCACCCCTTGCCAGACCGAAGAGGCTCCCAAGCTGGAGACCGTACTTCCGGAGTTCGTCTCGTTCTGCGGGCAGGCCCTGCTGGTGGGGCACAACATCGGGCTGGACATCGGGTTCATGAACCGGGCCTTGAAGAAGCATTTGGGCGGGGCCCTGCACAACCCCTGCCTGGATACCATGCGACTGGCCATGCTGTACAAGGAGTCGCAGTGGGAGAACTACTACGACCGCTACAACCTCAACGTTTCCTATACGCTGACCGACCTGAGCAAGGAGTACGGCCTGCCCCTGTTCGACGAGCACAACGCCCTGCAGGACGCCATGCAGACCGCGTACTTGTTTTTGTTCTTCGTGCACAAACTGCACGGAGGGAAAATCAAGACCCTGCGGGATTTGTTCCTGGCCGGGAGGAGCTGGCGCTGGGTATAG
- a CDS encoding PAS domain-containing hybrid sensor histidine kinase/response regulator has translation MPEQNTQNDSDPLPGFDLQDIFDNAPIGIFTSTPEGRFISANPSIARIQGYDSPEELIESVTDIAAQVYADPEDRKEFIRLLEEHGEVVNHECRFRRRDGTAYWVSSSVRTLRNSEGRIVAYQGFTTDISERKRIERHYQDLLENINDVVFFVDLDGRITYLSPSAKNFMGEKAVDLLGRNFRELIDPRDIPLIEHAWENVLRGRLEPDQYRLCLEPGETLWVRTSSRPMVKDGVVVGIVGVLTDITEQKRAEDALRESEARFRSLLEHIPTVAVQGYGMDGVTLFWNKASEKFYGYSQDEAIGKNLVDLIIPDDMRANVVQEIKSMSETRRPLPSAELHLRRKDGSRIPVYSSHAIIQRPGQPPEMFCIDVDLTELKLAEGALLAAKKQAEAASKAKSEFLANMSHEIRTPLNGIMGMMQLLETTTLDADQRQYVQLCTSSANRLTRLLSDILDLSRVEAGKLTIHEAEFVVQELADSVSGLFTFNARGKGVALECSVDPAVPSRLIGDEARVRQILFNLVGNSLKFTDKGHVRVEMTSLASDKNDSANVLFTVTDTGIGIPEYEVKNLFDSFFQVDGSYTRNFQGAGLGLAIVKRLVDLLGGKVTVKSDVGKGTSMRVLLPFKLPGGMGIPGQGEMTGQHHEAKHRLRILLVEDEPSNALPIRKLLEKAGHTVTLAKDGQQALDLFKDQDFDLILMDIQMPVMNGVEATKGIRSSTDLGPKKDIPIIALTAYAMFGDKEKFLEAGMDDYLAKPVRMEDLEKVLEKHLRTIQNMEE, from the coding sequence ATGCCGGAACAGAACACCCAAAACGACAGCGATCCGCTTCCTGGCTTTGATCTCCAGGACATCTTCGACAACGCCCCCATCGGCATTTTTACGTCCACGCCCGAGGGACGCTTCATTTCGGCCAACCCCTCCATAGCCAGAATACAGGGATATGATTCACCAGAAGAGCTGATTGAATCGGTCACGGACATCGCCGCACAGGTGTATGCCGACCCGGAAGACCGGAAGGAATTCATCCGTTTGCTGGAAGAGCACGGCGAGGTGGTCAATCATGAATGTCGGTTCCGTCGTCGTGACGGGACGGCGTACTGGGTATCCAGCAGCGTTCGGACTTTGAGAAATTCCGAAGGGCGTATTGTTGCTTATCAAGGATTCACCACGGATATTTCCGAGCGTAAACGGATCGAGCGACACTATCAGGACCTTTTGGAGAACATCAACGACGTCGTTTTTTTTGTGGATTTGGACGGGCGGATCACCTACCTCAGTCCTTCCGCAAAGAATTTCATGGGGGAAAAGGCTGTTGACCTTCTTGGTCGTAACTTTCGTGAACTCATCGATCCCAGAGATATCCCCCTGATTGAGCACGCTTGGGAAAATGTTCTGCGAGGCCGGTTGGAGCCCGATCAATACAGGCTCTGCCTGGAACCAGGCGAAACTTTATGGGTGCGCACCTCAAGCCGTCCGATGGTGAAAGATGGCGTGGTCGTCGGCATTGTCGGCGTGCTCACGGACATCACGGAGCAGAAACGGGCCGAGGATGCGCTACGCGAGAGTGAAGCACGTTTCCGAAGTTTGTTGGAACATATCCCCACTGTTGCGGTTCAGGGGTATGGAATGGATGGCGTGACGCTCTTTTGGAACAAGGCGTCAGAGAAATTCTATGGATATTCACAGGATGAAGCCATAGGGAAAAATCTTGTCGACCTGATCATTCCGGATGACATGCGAGCGAATGTTGTTCAGGAAATCAAATCCATGTCCGAAACCAGAAGGCCTCTTCCATCCGCGGAGCTTCATCTCAGGCGCAAGGACGGGTCACGCATCCCGGTTTATTCCAGTCACGCCATTATCCAGAGACCTGGCCAACCTCCTGAGATGTTCTGCATTGATGTCGACCTGACTGAGTTGAAACTGGCCGAGGGAGCCTTGCTGGCAGCCAAGAAACAAGCCGAAGCCGCCAGCAAGGCCAAGTCCGAATTCCTGGCCAACATGTCCCACGAAATCCGCACCCCGCTCAACGGGATCATGGGCATGATGCAGCTTTTGGAGACCACCACTCTGGACGCCGACCAACGACAGTACGTCCAATTGTGCACGTCCTCGGCCAACCGACTAACCCGGCTGCTCTCCGACATCCTGGACCTGTCCAGGGTCGAAGCGGGTAAGTTGACCATCCACGAGGCCGAGTTCGTCGTCCAGGAGCTTGCCGATTCCGTGTCCGGCCTGTTTACCTTCAATGCCAGAGGCAAGGGCGTGGCCTTGGAGTGCAGCGTTGATCCGGCTGTTCCCTCCAGACTCATTGGTGATGAGGCGCGGGTCCGTCAGATTCTCTTCAACCTTGTTGGCAACTCATTGAAGTTTACGGATAAAGGACATGTCCGAGTTGAGATGACTTCATTGGCATCGGATAAGAATGACAGCGCCAATGTGCTTTTCACCGTCACGGATACGGGCATCGGCATTCCTGAATATGAGGTGAAAAACCTCTTTGATTCCTTCTTTCAGGTGGACGGTTCCTATACCCGAAATTTTCAGGGAGCCGGTCTCGGCCTGGCCATTGTGAAGCGCCTCGTGGACTTGCTGGGCGGGAAGGTTACCGTGAAAAGCGACGTCGGCAAAGGCACCTCCATGCGTGTGCTCCTCCCGTTCAAACTACCTGGCGGCATGGGCATCCCTGGTCAGGGCGAGATGACGGGCCAACATCATGAAGCCAAGCACAGACTGCGCATTCTCTTGGTCGAGGACGAACCGTCAAACGCCCTGCCGATCCGCAAACTATTGGAAAAAGCTGGCCATACTGTGACGCTGGCCAAGGATGGGCAACAGGCTTTGGACTTGTTCAAAGATCAGGATTTCGACCTTATCCTGATGGACATCCAGATGCCGGTGATGAACGGAGTCGAAGCCACCAAGGGCATTCGCTCATCCACCGACCTCGGTCCCAAGAAAGACATCCCCATCATCGCCCTGACCGCCTATGCCATGTTTGGAGATAAGGAAAAATTCTTGGAGGCCGGGATGGACGATTATTTGGCCAAACCGGTGCGGATGGAGGATTTGGAAAAAGTGCTGGAGAAACACTTACGCACAATCCAAAACATGGAGGAGTAA
- a CDS encoding ABC transporter ATP-binding protein produces MNETVFSPPLLLMDDVRKRREQPGSVFELHVPLLQVRPGEMVALIGDSGCGKSTLLDMIALVMQPTRSTRFTLCFGSGVDKWDVQALWKKNDESNLAALRRSYMGYVLQTGGLLSFLKVRDNVLLPARIKGDIDCSKRLPDIAHRLGVHDCLDRMPTSLSIGQRQRVAILRALVHGPPLVLADEPTAAVDKPRAQLIMRDLQALARENQVAVVVVTHDTELIADADRIYTFTLSQVAQGEIHSHCRPRDN; encoded by the coding sequence ATGAATGAAACGGTTTTTTCGCCGCCCCTGCTTCTGATGGATGACGTACGCAAGCGACGGGAACAGCCCGGCAGCGTTTTCGAGCTGCATGTCCCGTTGCTTCAGGTCCGGCCGGGAGAAATGGTCGCCTTGATCGGAGATAGCGGGTGCGGCAAAAGCACATTGCTGGACATGATTGCCCTGGTCATGCAGCCGACGCGCTCAACGCGTTTTACATTGTGTTTCGGCTCCGGAGTCGACAAATGGGATGTCCAGGCATTGTGGAAGAAGAATGACGAGTCGAACCTGGCTGCCTTGCGCAGGTCGTATATGGGATATGTCCTGCAGACTGGAGGGCTGCTGTCTTTCCTCAAGGTCAGGGACAACGTGCTCCTGCCTGCCAGGATCAAAGGCGACATCGACTGTTCAAAACGACTCCCGGATATCGCCCATCGACTGGGCGTGCATGACTGTCTGGACCGCATGCCCACGTCCCTGTCCATCGGGCAGCGTCAACGTGTTGCCATCCTGCGAGCCCTTGTCCACGGCCCCCCCCTGGTCCTGGCCGACGAGCCCACCGCGGCCGTGGACAAACCGCGAGCCCAATTGATCATGCGGGATTTGCAGGCCCTGGCCCGGGAGAATCAAGTTGCCGTGGTGGTGGTGACCCACGACACGGAGCTGATCGCCGACGCGGACCGCATTTATACCTTCACTCTGAGCCAGGTCGCTCAGGGTGAGATCCATTCACATTGCCGGCCGAGGGATAACTGA
- a CDS encoding DUF4212 domain-containing protein — protein sequence MKTRMDEYWGKNLRLIAILLGIWAVVGYVFGILLVNPLNNFSLGGFPLGFWFAQQGSIYVFVVLIFVYCYLMNKMDKEYDVQE from the coding sequence ATGAAGACACGAATGGATGAGTACTGGGGGAAGAACTTGCGATTGATCGCCATTCTTCTGGGGATTTGGGCCGTCGTAGGCTATGTGTTCGGGATCCTTCTGGTGAACCCGCTGAACAATTTCAGTCTGGGTGGATTCCCGCTGGGCTTTTGGTTCGCCCAGCAGGGGTCGATTTACGTCTTCGTCGTGCTGATTTTCGTCTACTGCTATCTGATGAACAAGATGGACAAGGAATACGACGTACAAGAGTAG
- a CDS encoding sodium:solute symporter family protein — MSILAWTYIMVFITFGLYLTIAWRCRVQDTKGFYVAGGGVPPLANGLATAADWMSAASFISMAGMISFLGYTGAVYLMGWTGGYVLLALLLAPYLRKFGKFTVPDFVGDRYYSSTARLVALICAIFVSITYVVGQMRGVGIVFSRFLEVDVNTGVFIGMAIVFFYAALGGMKGITWTQVAQYCVLITAFVITAVSLSIKVTGNPIPQLGFGSTIAEGQYAGQYLLTALDSIATDLGFREYTSAFGPGNMNMLSVICITMALMVGTAGLPHVIIRFYTVPSVKAARISAGYALLFIAILYTTAPAVAAFARYNIIDSLNEQPYADAPTWFTNWEQTGLVAWVDKNDDGIMQFRAGAPFVGIPRFTGETGPQGQRLVANDPTDNPNELYIDRDIIVLANPEIANLPNWVIALVAAGGLAAALSTASGLLIVISSSVSHDLYYRMINRQATEKQRMLVSRIMIGVAVVIAGYFGINPPGFVAQIVAFAFGLAASSFFPVIIMGIFSKRMNKEGAIAGMTAGIGFTMFYIIQTRFFGVDPWFFGITAEGIGTIGMLLNFAVAQIVSSMTKAPPQEIQDLVESIRSPRGAGAAVDH, encoded by the coding sequence ATGTCGATCTTAGCCTGGACCTATATCATGGTCTTCATAACATTCGGATTGTATTTAACCATTGCCTGGCGCTGCCGCGTGCAGGACACCAAGGGGTTTTACGTTGCCGGCGGCGGGGTGCCGCCCCTGGCCAACGGCCTGGCCACGGCCGCGGACTGGATGAGCGCGGCCTCGTTCATTTCCATGGCCGGGATGATCTCCTTTCTGGGTTACACCGGCGCGGTGTATCTGATGGGCTGGACCGGCGGCTACGTGCTCTTGGCCTTGCTTTTGGCCCCGTATCTGCGCAAATTCGGCAAGTTCACGGTGCCGGACTTCGTGGGCGACCGCTACTACTCCAGCACGGCCCGGCTGGTGGCCCTGATCTGCGCCATCTTCGTCTCCATCACCTACGTTGTCGGCCAGATGCGCGGCGTGGGCATCGTGTTCAGCCGGTTTCTGGAAGTGGACGTGAACACCGGGGTGTTCATCGGCATGGCCATCGTTTTTTTCTACGCGGCCCTGGGCGGAATGAAGGGCATCACCTGGACCCAGGTGGCCCAGTACTGCGTTTTAATCACGGCCTTCGTGATCACCGCCGTGTCCTTGTCCATAAAAGTCACGGGCAATCCCATCCCCCAACTGGGGTTTGGCTCGACCATCGCCGAGGGCCAGTACGCCGGGCAGTACCTGCTCACGGCCCTGGACAGTATTGCCACGGACCTGGGATTTCGTGAGTATACCTCGGCCTTTGGCCCGGGGAACATGAACATGCTCTCGGTGATCTGCATCACCATGGCCCTGATGGTCGGCACCGCCGGCCTGCCCCACGTGATCATCCGCTTCTACACCGTGCCCAGCGTGAAGGCCGCCCGGATCAGCGCGGGTTACGCCTTGCTGTTCATCGCCATCCTGTACACCACCGCCCCGGCCGTGGCCGCCTTTGCCCGGTACAACATCATCGACAGCCTGAACGAGCAACCTTATGCCGATGCCCCGACCTGGTTCACCAACTGGGAACAGACCGGATTGGTGGCCTGGGTGGATAAGAACGACGACGGGATCATGCAGTTTAGAGCCGGGGCGCCTTTTGTTGGAATCCCTCGGTTCACCGGAGAAACCGGGCCGCAAGGTCAGCGGTTGGTGGCCAACGACCCCACGGACAATCCCAACGAGCTGTACATCGACCGGGACATCATCGTGTTGGCCAACCCGGAAATCGCCAACCTGCCGAACTGGGTCATCGCGCTGGTGGCGGCCGGAGGTCTGGCCGCGGCATTGTCCACGGCCTCGGGATTGCTGATCGTTATTTCCTCCTCGGTGTCCCATGATCTCTACTACCGGATGATCAACCGCCAGGCCACGGAAAAACAGCGCATGCTGGTCAGCCGGATCATGATCGGCGTGGCCGTGGTCATTGCCGGGTACTTCGGCATCAATCCACCAGGATTCGTGGCCCAGATCGTGGCCTTTGCCTTCGGTCTGGCCGCCTCGTCCTTCTTCCCGGTGATCATCATGGGCATCTTCTCCAAGCGGATGAACAAGGAAGGAGCCATCGCCGGGATGACCGCGGGCATCGGGTTCACCATGTTCTACATCATCCAGACCCGCTTCTTCGGCGTTGACCCCTGGTTCTTCGGGATCACCGCGGAAGGCATCGGGACCATAGGCATGCTCTTGAACTTCGCCGTGGCCCAGATCGTCTCCTCCATGACCAAGGCGCCGCCCCAGGAGATCCAGGACCTCGTGGAATCCATCCGCTCGCCGCGCGGCGCCGGAGCGGCCGTGGATCACTAA